A genomic stretch from Petrimonas mucosa includes:
- a CDS encoding 5-formyltetrahydrofolate cyclo-ligase, with translation MRRAKGGEIVEQKRKLRAKVVEIKRSHSEGELQEFSEEVITTLELTVLFQQAKVILAYYSMADEVATHQLIKKHCLEKQFLLPTVNNGELVLKRYDSEESMSTSAYGIREPVGDAIPESEYGKIDLVIVPGVAFDRKLNRMGRGKGYYDRLLPKIAAPRLAVCFDFQLFDNIPADQGDIKMNMIVCQNEIIVE, from the coding sequence ATGCGTAGGGCAAAAGGTGGGGAGATAGTTGAACAGAAGAGAAAGCTTCGGGCAAAGGTGGTTGAGATCAAGCGTTCCCATTCCGAAGGGGAGTTGCAGGAGTTCTCGGAGGAGGTAATAACCACGCTCGAACTTACCGTACTGTTCCAGCAGGCGAAGGTTATACTGGCTTACTACAGTATGGCCGACGAGGTTGCAACCCATCAATTGATAAAAAAACATTGTCTGGAAAAACAATTTCTGTTGCCGACGGTTAATAATGGTGAATTAGTATTGAAAAGGTACGATTCGGAAGAGAGCATGTCCACTTCGGCGTATGGAATTAGAGAGCCGGTGGGTGATGCTATACCGGAATCGGAATATGGTAAGATCGACCTTGTAATTGTCCCGGGTGTAGCTTTTGACAGAAAGCTAAACCGTATGGGCAGGGGTAAAGGCTATTATGACAGGTTGTTGCCGAAAATAGCTGCTCCCAGATTGGCCGTTTGTTTCGATTTTCAACTCTTCGACAACATTCCGGCAGACCAGGGAGATATAAAAATGAACATGATTGTGTGCCAGAATGAGATAATTGTGGAATAA
- a CDS encoding S41 family peptidase, translating into MRLRPENKYKTWLPFWIAVGIVLGILIESIYSQFGSTGKVNGTGKIDAVFNYINKSYVDTVDMHQLVEEALPKIVQELDPHSAYIPASEMKRLNEDMEGHFSGIGVSFYVLRDTIVVTSIVPGGPSEAAGIKQWDRIVNVNDTLIAGKNITNAEVLKKLRGEKGSVVKLGIRRDNNPELINITVTRGDIPMNSVLAAYMQTRTIGYIRVGTFGFNTFNEFISALSKLKSQGAKSFVIDLRGNSGGSLEVVVAMVNEFLHKGDLIVYADGRNFPRQDSYANGSGTSKEDDVVVLIDELSASASEIFAGAIQDNDRGLVMGRRSFGKGLVQSQRNFPDGSAVRLTVARYYTPSGRSIQRKYEKGKYDEYEMEALNRYMQGDYVNSDTASTLIPYKTGGGRTVYGGDGIMPDVFIARDTVGMNSYFNSIANRDYIQEYAVTYSDMNRNKLREFQTVDDLVRYLYRQPLLVNLVSFADNKGIRPRPYYIEESRKLFERHLISNIVRYFFGEESYFSVYLQDDTLLKNAVDYIERGLAKPESVVQERYKSITLGQRINLHVPGEFTSLFYA; encoded by the coding sequence ATGAGACTGAGACCTGAGAACAAGTATAAGACGTGGCTTCCCTTCTGGATTGCAGTAGGTATTGTACTGGGTATCCTGATAGAGAGTATCTATTCACAATTCGGGAGCACGGGAAAGGTGAATGGAACCGGAAAGATCGATGCGGTATTCAACTATATCAACAAATCGTACGTCGACACCGTTGACATGCACCAGCTTGTGGAGGAGGCACTGCCCAAGATTGTCCAGGAGCTCGATCCGCACTCGGCCTATATCCCCGCCAGTGAAATGAAGCGTCTGAACGAGGACATGGAAGGTCACTTTTCAGGAATCGGGGTGAGTTTTTACGTTTTAAGGGATACGATCGTGGTGACAAGCATTGTCCCCGGCGGTCCTTCGGAAGCTGCTGGCATAAAGCAATGGGACCGGATCGTCAATGTGAATGACACGCTGATTGCAGGCAAAAATATTACAAATGCCGAAGTGCTGAAGAAGCTCCGTGGAGAAAAGGGGTCGGTGGTAAAACTGGGTATCCGCAGGGATAACAATCCTGAACTGATCAATATAACCGTAACCCGTGGTGATATTCCAATGAACAGCGTATTGGCGGCATATATGCAGACCAGGACCATCGGATATATCCGGGTTGGCACCTTCGGATTCAACACCTTCAATGAATTTATATCAGCGCTCTCAAAACTCAAAAGTCAGGGAGCAAAATCTTTTGTGATCGATTTGCGTGGCAACAGCGGCGGCTCGTTGGAGGTTGTGGTGGCCATGGTGAATGAGTTTCTCCACAAAGGCGACCTGATCGTCTATGCCGACGGGCGGAACTTCCCCCGTCAGGACAGCTACGCCAATGGATCCGGTACAAGCAAGGAGGATGATGTGGTGGTGCTGATCGATGAATTGAGCGCATCTGCCAGTGAAATATTTGCCGGCGCCATCCAGGATAACGATCGGGGGCTGGTAATGGGTCGCCGATCATTTGGAAAGGGATTGGTGCAGAGTCAGCGGAATTTCCCCGACGGGTCAGCCGTCAGGCTTACCGTTGCCCGGTATTACACCCCTTCGGGCCGTTCCATCCAGCGTAAATATGAGAAAGGGAAGTACGATGAATATGAGATGGAGGCCTTGAACCGCTACATGCAGGGAGACTACGTCAATTCCGATACGGCCTCTACCCTGATACCCTATAAGACAGGAGGAGGCAGGACGGTTTATGGTGGCGACGGCATCATGCCAGACGTCTTCATCGCGCGAGATACCGTTGGCATGAACTCCTATTTCAATTCCATTGCCAACAGAGACTACATTCAGGAGTATGCGGTAACCTATTCGGATATGAACCGCAATAAGTTGCGTGAGTTCCAGACGGTCGATGATCTTGTCCGCTACCTCTACAGGCAACCGCTACTGGTTAATCTGGTAAGTTTTGCAGACAACAAGGGAATTCGGCCCCGTCCCTACTACATCGAGGAGTCGAGAAAACTGTTTGAGCGGCACCTGATCTCCAATATTGTCAGGTACTTTTTCGGCGAGGAGAGCTACTTTTCGGTATACCTCCAGGATGATACCCTGCTGAAAAATGCGGTCGATTACATCGAGAGGGGATTGGCTAAACCGGAGTCCGTTGTGCAGGAGAGATATAAATCCATTACACTGGGTCAACGCATCAATCTGCATGTTCCCGGTGAGTTTACATCATTGTTCTATGCGTAG